One stretch of Euphorbia lathyris chromosome 7, ddEupLath1.1, whole genome shotgun sequence DNA includes these proteins:
- the LOC136235687 gene encoding uncharacterized protein isoform X3: MKHVRALTQLGPHHVLIPWTLLCRLVLIHGQLTTLHCLRSTHLDLFSSGVIKSATDFHVYKEDVGLSRLDFSYTDNSGVYHTKCALLVVA; this comes from the exons ATGAAGCATGTTCGTGCCTTGACTCAATTGGGTCCTCATCATGTTCTGATTCCCTGGACCTTGCTTTGCAG GCTGGTTCTCATCCATGGGCAATTGACAACTTTGCATTGCCTGAGAAGTACCCATCTG GATCTTTTTTCATCTGGAGTGATTAAATCTGCCACAGATTTCCATGTATACAAAGAGGATGTTGGTCTTTCAAGGCTTGACTTTTCTTACACAGATAATAGTGGTGTATATCATACTAAG TGTGCTCTGCTTGTTGTGGCCTGA
- the LOC136235687 gene encoding uncharacterized protein isoform X4, whose protein sequence is MKHVRALTQLGPHHVLIPWTLLCRLVLIHGQLTTLHCLRSTHLDLFSSGVIKSATDFHVYKEDVGLSRLDFSYTDNSGVYHTKHTVIN, encoded by the exons ATGAAGCATGTTCGTGCCTTGACTCAATTGGGTCCTCATCATGTTCTGATTCCCTGGACCTTGCTTTGCAG GCTGGTTCTCATCCATGGGCAATTGACAACTTTGCATTGCCTGAGAAGTACCCATCTG GATCTTTTTTCATCTGGAGTGATTAAATCTGCCACAGATTTCCATGTATACAAAGAGGATGTTGGTCTTTCAAGGCTTGACTTTTCTTACACAGATAATAGTGGTGTATATCATACTAAG CATACAGTCATTAATTGA
- the LOC136235687 gene encoding uncharacterized protein isoform X2 translates to MKHVRALTQLGPHHVLIPWTLLCRLVLIHGQLTTLHCLRSTHLVKSQLSFDLFSSGVIKSATDFHVYKEDVGLSRLDFSYTDNSGVYHTKHTVIN, encoded by the exons ATGAAGCATGTTCGTGCCTTGACTCAATTGGGTCCTCATCATGTTCTGATTCCCTGGACCTTGCTTTGCAG GCTGGTTCTCATCCATGGGCAATTGACAACTTTGCATTGCCTGAGAAGTACCCATCTGGTCAAATCTCAGCTCAGCTTT GATCTTTTTTCATCTGGAGTGATTAAATCTGCCACAGATTTCCATGTATACAAAGAGGATGTTGGTCTTTCAAGGCTTGACTTTTCTTACACAGATAATAGTGGTGTATATCATACTAAG CATACAGTCATTAATTGA
- the LOC136235687 gene encoding uncharacterized protein isoform X1, whose translation MKHVRALTQLGPHHVLIPWTLLCRLVLIHGQLTTLHCLRSTHLVKSQLSFDLFSSGVIKSATDFHVYKEDVGLSRLDFSYTDNSGVYHTKCALLVVA comes from the exons ATGAAGCATGTTCGTGCCTTGACTCAATTGGGTCCTCATCATGTTCTGATTCCCTGGACCTTGCTTTGCAG GCTGGTTCTCATCCATGGGCAATTGACAACTTTGCATTGCCTGAGAAGTACCCATCTGGTCAAATCTCAGCTCAGCTTT GATCTTTTTTCATCTGGAGTGATTAAATCTGCCACAGATTTCCATGTATACAAAGAGGATGTTGGTCTTTCAAGGCTTGACTTTTCTTACACAGATAATAGTGGTGTATATCATACTAAG TGTGCTCTGCTTGTTGTGGCCTGA
- the LOC136235686 gene encoding disease resistance protein RPM1-like, protein MTEGSVIFLITKLTEFLQNEGTLLSEVRDDAEYINDELEFMMAFLRVAEAMEDSDPQLKVFANNVRYLVYDLEDALDDFKLHLNYDNGNGFRASLHNISHFIRTLKARHQIAQKMQRIKTRVVTISETHRRYLIRNNIMEQGAGSRRERPPSGGRKAPKFEEANPVGIEQPKKKLIEWLFEDRPERDVISVVGMGGLGKTTLVNKVYHNKEVKKRFEFRAWITLSHSFTTEDLLKDIFLQLFHVLRISDPQGADSMDNHVRLMTVVHEFLRERRYLIVLDNVSDARAWDDFESLMPNNKFGSRILITTRHRDVTFASSPDKVYNMNPLSEQESWILFCRKIFQNNPCPSHLKDVLETILARCQGNPLAIVAIGGVLATKDRNRIDEWELVHRTLGVALENDDRLKSILSLSYNDLPYYLKYCLLYFSIFPVGSPIQHMRLVRLWIAEGFVEAKEGMTLEEVAEGYLDELTKRSLVQVVEERSDGRVKTYRVHDILLQMIILMSEDQGFAAIASEQKTKWPDKFRRLSVHDNVMPNIQQRISASRVHSLLLFGDLDSLPESSLNLSSRRLRLLNVLDLEGTPLTKFPNEVVSLYLLKYLSLRNTKVSSIPSSIGKLKNLETLDLKHTYVTELPSVIVKLTKLCHLLVYRYEIESDNQIQTKYGFKVAAQIGSLQLVQKLCFVEANQGNNLIVELGKLNRLRRLGIVKLRTEDGKALCSSIERMRNLRVLSVTSLENEIIDLENLSSPPRFLQRLYLMGRFEKLPEWIPSLDSLIKVVLKWSGLTHDPLVQLQHLPNLAHLELVQVYDGESLCFEAKGFQKLKFLGLNQLEKVNTIVIEEGSMPCLEKLIVQSCGSLKTVPLGIEKLSELKVLEFFNMPLDLMMALHPSGGEYKRVEAVAEVYFTCWYDGNWDIISLESFKEGKNSTHPALNIINRPRHIWK, encoded by the coding sequence ATGACTGAAGGTTCAGTGATCTTTCTGATTACTAAGCTCACAGAATTTCTCCAAAATGAAGGGACCCTATTGTCAGAAGTTCGAGATGATGCTGAATACATCAATGATGAACTTGAGTTCATGATGGCCTTCTTAAGAGTTGCAGAGGCAATGGAGGACAGTGATCCGCAGCTAAAAGTGTTTGCAAACAATGTTAGATATCTTGTTTATGACCTGGAAGATGCACTTGATGATTTCAAGTTGCATCTGAATTATGATAATGGGAATGGATTCCGTGCATCCCTTCACAACATCTCTCACTTCATTAGGACTTTGAAAGCTCGGCATCAAATTGCTCAGAAAATGCAGCGAATCAAGACCAGAGTGGTAACTATATCAGAGACACATCGAAGATATCTGATAAGAAACAATATCATGGAACAAGGTGCAGGTTCCAGACGTGAAAGACCACCATCAGGAGGAAGAAAGGCCCCTAAATTTGAAGAAGCAAATCCAGTGGGGATTGAACAACCCAAGAAGAAGCTTATTGAATGGCTCTTTGAAGACAGACCTGAACGTGATGTTATTTCAGTGGTGGGAATGGGTGGCCTGGGGAAGACTACCTTAGTCAATAAAGTATACCACAATAAAGAAGTGAAGAAACGTTTCGAATTCCGTGCTTGGAtcactctttctcactctttcACAACAGAAGACCTCTTGAAAGATATATTTCTGCAACTCTTCCATGTTCTCCGGATATCGGATCCTCAAGGAGCGGACAGCATGGACAATCATGTTAGACTCATGACAGTAGTTCATGAATTCCTTCGGGAGCGGCGGTATCTCATAGTGTTGGATAATGTATCTGATGCCAGAGCCTGGGATGATTTTGAGAGTCTGATGCCAAACAACAAGTTTGGAAGCCGAATCTTGATCACAACACGGCATCGTGATGTTACCTTTGCCTCATCCCCAGATAAAGTCTACAATATGAATCCGTTATCTGAACAAGAGTCTTGGATTTTGTTTTGCAGGAAAATATTTCAGAATAACCCTTGCCCTTCACATTTGAAGGATGTTTTGGAAACAATCCTGGCCAGATGTCAGGGAAATCCGCTTGCAATTGTTGCAATTGGTGGTGTTCTTGCAACAAAGGACAGGAATAGAATTGATGAATGGGAATTAGTTCATCGGACTCTTGGTGTTGCTTTAGAAAATGATGACAGATTGAAGAGTATACTGTCTCTGAGTTACAATGATTTGCCTTACTATCTTAAATATTGTCTGCTATACTTCAGCATCTTTCCTGTGGGAAGTCCGAttcagcatatgagacttgtTCGATTATGGATAGCAGAAGGATTCGTCGAAGCAAAGGAAGGAATGACATTGGAGGAAGTTGCAGAAGGCTACCTGGATGAACTCACAAAACGAAGCTTGGTCCAAGTGGTGGAGGAAAGAAGTGACGGACGTGTCAAAACATACCGTGTCCATGACATTCTTCTGCAAATGATAATCTTGATGTCAGAAGATCAAGGATTTGCTGCAATAGCTAGTGAGCAGAAAACTAAATGGCCTGATAAATTCCGCCGCTTATCAGTACATGATAATGTGATGCCAAACATACAACAAAGAATTTCTGCCTCTCGAGTCCACTCACTCCTCTTGTTTGGGGATTTAGATTCTTTACCTGAATCCTCACTGAATTTGTCTTCTCGACGTTTAAGGCTGCTTAATGTCTTAGATCTGGAAGGCACACCTTTGACAAAATTCCCAAATGAAGTTGTCAGCCTCTACCTTCTAAAATATCTTAGCCTGAGGAACACCAAAGTAAGTTCCATTCCAAGCTCTATTGGGAAGCTAAAGAACCTGGAAACCTTGGATTTGAAGCATACATATGTCACTGAATTGCCTTCTGTGATTGTGAAGCTCACCAAGCTTTGTCACTTGCTAGTCTATCGTTATGAAATTGAATCGGATAATCAGATTCAAACCAAATATGGTTTCAAGGTAGCTGCTCAAATAGGAAGTCTGCAGCTTGTACAAAAGCTATGCTTTGTGGAAGCAAATCAGGGAAACAATCTCATAGTAGAGTTGGGAAAGTTAAATCGGTTGAGGAGATTAGGCATTGTAAAGTTAAGAACAGAAGATGGGAAGGCGTTGTGCTCCTCCATTGAAAGAATGAGAAACCTTCGAGTACTGTCTGTTACTTCACTCGAAAATGAGATCATCGACCTAGAGAACTTATCTTCTCCTCCGAGGTTTCTTCAACGGCTTTACTTGATGGGACGTTTCGAGAAGTTACCAGAATGGATACCATCACTTGATAGTTTAATCAAGGTAGTACTAAAATGGAGTGGATTAACACATGATCCACTGGTACAGCTTCAGCATTTGCCGAATCTGGCTCATCTGGAGTTGGTGCAAGTTTACGATGGAGAATCGTTGTGCTTCGAAGCAAAGGGGTTTCAAAAGCTCAAGTTCTTGGGTCTAAACCAACTAGAGAAAGTGAATACAATAGTGATTGAAGAAGGATCAATGCCGTGTCTGGAAAAACTGATTGTGCAGAGCTGTGGATCGTTAAAGACGGTGCCATTAGGAATTGAAAAGTTGAGTGAGCTGAAAGTGTTGGAATTTTTCAATATGCCATTAGATTTGATGATGGCGTTACATCCGAGTGGAGGAGAATATAAGAGGGTGGAGGCAGTAGCAGAAGTATACTTCACCTGTTGGTATGATGGTAATTGGGATATAATTTCATTGGAGAGTTTCAAAGAAGGGAAGAACTCTACTCACCCTGCCCTTAACATTATCAATCGTCCCAGGCACATCTGGAAGTAG